GTATGTTATAAGTTGTTGTACTCTGCCTTGTTACATTGGCCTTATTCTTTATATATGATTCTTCATGAAATTATTGCCTTGTCTTTTGAACCTTATCTTTTGTTGTGCAGTTATTGATGACTATGATTATGTATTTTCCGAAAATGGTCTAGTGGCTCATAAAGATGGGAAGCTCATTGGCACCCAGGTATTGTATAAACCTTAAACTGAGAATCTTATGTTTGAATTTCATAAATCAGAACtgtccatcaaatttattttaattcaccATTCTGGTGAACAACTACTATCCTGGATATTGAGATATTATCAAAGAACTCATGTGGGAAGCATCAGGATTGCACTTTATAAGGGGGTGCCTTAGCATCAAAGATTGCTGAGGGCTTCCCTGGCATAACAAATTTGTTAGGTTCCTCAGCCACCCAATGTGAGATAATGACTGCAactaaaaaatagagaaagaaagaaaagaaccAATAAGTACTTAATGGTCCTTGGTGTGTGCCATAAGTAAAAATAGCAAACATATAATAGTCCCTCTCATGATAAGAAGCTAATTCTTGTGTCCGAGATGCAGGTACATacatatagagaaaaaaaaaaagagagtggGCTAGAGAATCTTTGTAAAAACTAAAGGACTGCATGCTCTAGCACATAAAAGTGTTCATCATAAATGCAGTTATTTTTCCCCCTTAATATAGCTTCTATTTCTTTGATACTGCATAAAAACCTTAATTGGGTATggtttttgtgtgtgtgtgtgtgttggggGGGTTGTGGGGTTTGGAGGGGGGAGGAATGGTGGGTTTGGGGTGGGGTTGTGAAGGTGGTTTAAATTTTTGGGTGCTCCCCATTCAaattttacacttttttttttcttttaataaattttcccCTTTATTACTTCAAATGCTTACTTCCttgatatattttctttatgcAGAGCTTGAAGACATTTCTTGGAGAAGAAAAGCTGAAGGTAAGAACCTTCCAagtgaaattatttttggaagaaaaccATAGCATCATGACATAAACAGGAAGGTTTGATCCGTTGGATGCTCTTACACAATCATGGATTGAGACAATGAAAATTTCCACATATATACTATCCTCGAGCCTAAAACTGCTATAACATGATGGGCAAAATAAATCTACTTGTTCTGCaatttttactcttattattaCTGGAATAAAGGGAATGTGGAACACCAAGGTTATCCTGTTGGGTAATTTTGGCATGGGACATTTTGTTGGAGGTGATCTTGAAAGAAGACTCAAACACTATATACgcaaaatttaatattagttCTCCAACGACTGTTGACACACATACAGACACGATGCATTGCAAATGGTTGTGCAGACGTCtgttcatttattgtttttaatgttttacaaATGATTGTGCaggaaattattaatttcaCACTTCATTATATTGCCGACTTGGATATCCCAATAAAAAGGTTAGCAAACCAGAAACCTGAATAGCAGTTATTAATTTACATTTAGATTGATACATTCCTCTCTTCCTTAATTTCTTCTTCAGGGGAACCTTTATAGAGTTCCGAAGTGGGATGCTCAATGTATCACCAATTGGGCGAAACTGCAGCCAGGAAGAGCGTGATGAGTTTGAAAAGTATGACAAGGTATAAACTTCAGATCCTTTGAAGCAAAAGATTGAACTGTCAATTCGTGTTTGTGGCAATAAATTGATTGTATTTGGATAAACATGCATCCTGAAACAAACAACACAATTTATAATCATATCAGATTCACAACATACGTCCGAAGATGGTTTCTGTGCTTCGTGAGAAGTTTGCTCACCTAAACCTGACATTTTCTATTGGAGGACAAATAAGCTTTGATGTGAGTGTCCATTCATCTTTATTTTTGCTTTGAGGATTCATAAACTAGTATCAATGACTGAATGTATTTTTTATCGTAATGCTTGTGACAGGTTTTCCCCCAAGGCTGGGACAAGACATACTGCTTGAGATACCTTGATGATTTTCCTGAAATCCACTTCTTTGGCGATAAAACATACAAGGtaaactttttattttgcaCAATTCATCTCTTGAAAAAGTCCCCACCAAACTTGTTTGACCATGTTGTTCTCTTCATACTTCACTTTGTATTTGCTTCTACCCCAAATGAATAGTGCTGCTTTTTGATCAATAAGTCATTGACATCAGTCCTATTCCTTATCATCATATTGGTTGAGCCGCTCAACTGGTGTTCCATTGTGTCAATATTATTGGTTGTGGTAAGAAATCAAATCCCACAAATCTGGAGATGAATTCTCCAAAAGGAGGAAAGAAAATCTACCACTAACTGTGTAGGTTCtttgtaaaagaattaaaagttTCTTTCTTTAACTGATAAGATGGCTTTAATACAACAGAATGGCAACAGAAATTTTTTTACCCTTATATGTAATTAGGgatattcttattttcttttttagaggATCCTTTGGTTGtactataaaataataaggaaacctgaaatatttataattcttttaGCCATCAATATTTCCTTCTTCTCTTTGTTGACTAATCTTTATCACCTAAGACTAAAGAGCttggattttttgttttgagCAGGGAGGAAATGACCATGAGATTTATGAATCAGAACGGACTGTGGGTCACACAGGTGAGCTCTACATTTCAACTTTTACTAGCTATTGAATAACCTAATGGAAGTGAAATCATACATAATTTTTTCAGTAACCAGTAGATTATAGAGGAACACTCCATCACTGTAATGGAACCATTACCAAATGGTAATGGAGCCATTTCTGATAGTTATAACATGGAATGTCAATGACTTCATTTTTGAAGTCATAAGTAAGATCTTATACAAAAGTTTTAAAGCAAAATGAACACACATCACATGAACTTGacagtttttaattttttttttatttgcatcaAATGTTAAAACACTCCATAGTAGCATGCACCTGCAGTGCTTCTCTTTTCACCCAATGGAGTGCATTATTGACTTCAACTGTGTTTTTTTCTCAGTCACCAGCCCTGATGATACTGTAGAGCAGTGTGCAGCTCTCTTCCTTGCCAAATCAAGTTGAATTCCCCTAGCATCTGTCAACCGTTTTTCATCcttttaatctttattatatGCCATTTGTAATCTAGAAATGACAATAAATGTGTATCCAAACTACCAAGTTATGTGAGTTATGTCTGTTGTCCTTTCATTTGAGACTAGGCAATTTATGGTGCCCTTGTTTATTAAAACACTGGCACTACCATGATTACTTATCTGTATTCAACATCTATGTACTCAACATGTAAGCGCTCAAACATTTGAGAACTTGGAAATGGCCCAAGTGATGAGTCCATTTTGATATCCAAATTCAGAACTGTTGTGGAATGATATAAGGAGTTCAGGTATTCTGTAagattattttccttttctcttctttctggGTTACTCTGTACATTTCATTTcattctctgttttcttttcatttctcttctttCCAGGCTACCCTgtatatttcatttcattctctgttttcttttcattcctaGACACTTCAATTTTTCAGTTTATGTACCGACTGATAAGGTGGCCTGGCCTCATGAAACTAATATGAAATTGATAAAGACCaagtcttcttctatcccattGCATGAAAGTTTTGTGAATTGAAACCATGTGACAGTTGACTGGAGAAGAGAAAACTAGAGTAATTCTAGGGAAATTACTGTTAACGGAGAGTCTTCTTTCATCGAGCTTTGATTTATTCAACAGCTAAGAGTGTACATACTTTCAACCCTTTCATATTTCTGGAGTCTCTTCACCTTTTTCTATTACTTTTTTTGGAATGGAGATGATGGTAGGGTTATGTTTATTTGCCTTTGCCTCAATTGGATAGTTCCCCTATTCCTGAGATATGCATATTGGTTGAACCATTCCCCAGCTCTTCTTATTTtagtattgatattattggtaagaaatcaacttaaaaatgaagttgaagacCTCAATCTTCGTAACCAATATTAtgactttttaataaaacaGAATGGCAACCCATGAGCTTTTGGTAAATTTATTAGAATCATTTGTGTTATATACCACATACCGGAAACACAATTGAAGCACTCTTTTTTCTGTTTATGTCCAAATAAGTAGTGATattccttaaaaatattcttaagcAATGTTAACAAATGCCCTATGAAAATGGCCTTCTAAGCGGAAGGCTCTGAATAAAAGAGGAGAAAACCTGtgttattttaattcttttggcTGTCAACATCTCCTCTCTTGTCCTTCTCTCTGCTGATTATCCATGTCTTTGAGGACGGACAAACGGGCAAGCATGGATTACAGATATAACATATGAGGAACAAAGGGATAAACAGACTAGAGAGCTCTAGGTAGCCAAAGTTCTTATACTATTTTAAGCCATTGGTCACCAGTCCAAACTCTACGTTTCAACTTTTGCAGGCAATTCAATGTCCCACGGAAATTAAATcatcctgttttttttttccagtacCGCACAGATTATATATGGAGATGACTCAATCCATCCTTGTGACCTTGTCATGGGGTCATTGCCCAACAATGACAGAACCATCACCATTACTGATAACATGGAAACTCAATGCTGTTAtctattaaattatttctatacATGATCTTCAGTTCTGAGAACAAGGTCGGTAAAGATTCAGGCTTTGTTTCTGGGTAGATAAGAAAGCATCACTTTCAAGTGAAGTGATACAAACATTATTCTTCTTAATCTTgacattaaaaagaaaaaaaaatatacagtAACTCTGATATAGATCATTACTGAAAAATGAGATTCATATCACAGTGAACTGCTGAGTAATTTTCTTTCATGTCTCACATGATACTGCAAGTGTCATAGTTGTTTTTATCTTCACAAACAACAGTACTGTAATAATATTGTGGCACACCAGCTTGATATGGTGACCAAACCATTGGCTGCAGTACCCCTGGTTCAGTCATATTCTCCTTCTGCTTCTTCTCACTGACCGCTGAGACGCTTAGAAGTTCAGCAGACCCgaatttcttccttaataaacATGTCAAGTTAACTGAATCAACACTGTCGCCAATGACAACAATTTGGTTCTTATCTTCACCTTCCAAAGCTATTGATTCAACACCTATATATAGCACAAAAAGTTCAGCCACAAGGCACACTGTTATCTTCGGTACGAAGACTTTGTTTAAGAAGAATTACTGCAAATCAGCATACTAGTAGTGAAATATTACCTCGTACACCAACTGCAGTCTGCATGGCTTTGGATCTGCACTTCTTTTCACCGTTCATGGGGACCCTGATCACCATCTTTTGCTGCAACCCAGTGGAACTTATCAGCACTAGAAGtgatataaatgaaaatcaGTCCAATTAGTAGCTATTCCCTCATATAACGCATACCTTCATCCTTCTTCAAGCTGCAGAATTTCCCAACTGGTCTTTTGCTGATGTGTGTTTGTTGGGTCTTCTATTGTATGAGTCTGACTCTATGTATCACTTGATCCAGAGATTTATAGGCAAATATCAACCGCGTAATCGCCATGTGGGTGAGTTTTCACACTGTTCTTCGATTCCATTGCataaaaagttttgaattttaaaacaaCATACCATTATTGACTGGAGAAGTCGAGAAAAGTAAAGTAATTAGAGGGGCTTGGGGTTGGCCCACAAATAAAGAAGCTTCATTCATTAGCTTCTGATACATATAAAATTTGATGACTTCCCAACCAAATGAAATTGATAAAGACAAACTCTCCTTCCAC
The sequence above is drawn from the Vitis riparia cultivar Riparia Gloire de Montpellier isolate 1030 chromosome 15, EGFV_Vit.rip_1.0, whole genome shotgun sequence genome and encodes:
- the LOC117932804 gene encoding phosphomannomutase, with protein sequence MAARKAGLIALFDVDGTLTAPRKVATPQMLEFMRKLRKVITVGVVGGSDLVKISEQLGSSVIDDYDYVFSENGLVAHKDGKLIGTQSLKTFLGEEKLKEIINFTLHYIADLDIPIKRGTFIEFRSGMLNVSPIGRNCSQEERDEFEKYDKIHNIRPKMVSVLREKFAHLNLTFSIGGQISFDVFPQGWDKTYCLRYLDDFPEIHFFGDKTYKGGNDHEIYESERTVGHTVTSPDDTVEQCAALFLAKSS
- the LOC117931814 gene encoding heavy metal-associated isoprenylated plant protein 47-like; translation: MKQKMVIRVPMNGEKKCRSKAMQTAVGVRGVESIALEGEDKNQIVVIGDSVDSVNLTCLLRKKFGSAELLSVSAVSEKKQKENMTEPGVLQPMVWSPYQAGVPQYYYSTVVCEDKNNYDTCSIM